The Streptomyces sp. NBC_00435 nucleotide sequence CCAGGAGCCGCACGATGGTCTGGCGCAGCTCGTCGGAGATGGAACGGGCCTGGTCCGGCCCGATGGTGGTGCTGAACGGCTCCGCCTCCGACCAGGTCCGCTCGAAGGTCTGCACCATGAAGTGGACGACGTTGGGCTCGCGCACCACCAGGGCCGCGGAGAGGTCGCCGTGGACCTCCATCAGGCCGGTGTGCCGGTCGACGAGGATCATCCGCATCAGGCCGTCGCCGACGGTACGGACCTGCGAGCCGAGCGCGGCCACCCGCTCGACGTAGGCGGCCGTAGGGCGGGAGTAGCGTGCCGTGTGCTGGTAGAGGGTGCGCATCCGCACGCCCCGGGTCAGCATCGCCTCGTCCCGGCCGACCGCCTCCTCCAGGGTGGCCTGGCGCCGGCCCCCGCCCGGGTGGCAGGTCAGCACCTCGGACTCGGCCGACGCGACCAGTTCCCGGATCAGGTTCTGCAGCGCGCCCGGGTCGGTGATCAGTTCCAGGCTGTTCGCCCCGTCCCGGTCGCGCCGGTCGGCGCCCGCTTCGTACTCCGGGAGGAGTTCCTCCAGCTGGGCGCGCAGCCGGTCCATCTCGTCGTGGGTCTCGCGCACCCGCAGGGCCAGCGGGGCCAGCGTCCGGGCCGCGGCGGCGCGCGGGGACACCGCGCTCCAGCACTCCCGGGCGGGCCCGTCGGGGCAGTCGCCGGCGGAGCTGTGCGGGCGGGGCTGGAGCAGGTGGGCCGCGGCGAGTTCGGCGATGGCGGCCGCGACGGGTTCACCGACGAACGCCGCGGCCTCCGCCTCGGAGAAGGCGTGCCGTTCGGCCGCGTACCCGTAGAGGCGTCGGGCCACGGGGCTCAACTGGCCCGTTTCATCCAGTGGCATATGCATATTCGTCCCGGCTTGTGCCGATTCGTAAACCCCTCGTGTTCCCGCAAGGCACCAAGACGATGCCCTTCGATCTTCGCGAGGATATGCCGAACCGGCACAGTGGTTCCACGGCGTTCTCGGGGGAGGGCGCGGGCATCCCGAGTCCGCGCTTCGCCGTCCCGGCACGGTGCCCTCGCGCGGGCGCGTGCCCTGGGTGGTCGCGTCCGGCCCACCCGTGTCATCGGACCGGGAGGGGCGGCGCGGCCGGCCCGTCCGCCGCGAGCCCGCCCCCAGCCGAACCGCCGCTTCGCGGGGGGTCAGCCGCGCAGGGACCGCCCGTAGCCCGAGGCCAGCGGCATCCGCAGGCCCAGTGGCGGGGGAGCCGCCAGCGCGTCGGTGACCGGCCGTGAGTAACGGCCCGAGAACACGGAGCCCAGGACGAAGTCCACGGACAGGGCCACCACTTCGGCCTGGTGCTCGCGCAGCCCGTGCCCGTCGGAGTGCACCTCGAAGCGGCAGGTCGTGCGGTTGGCCTTCTTCGCGCGGGTCGCCAGCCGGAAGGACAGTTCGGGGTCGCTGCGGGCGTCGTTGGTGCCGTGCACGATCAGGACCCGGCGGCCCGACAGCTGCTTCACCGGTTCAGGGGAGTCCCGGGCGGACTGCAGGGGGAACGAAGGGGCGAGCGCCAGTACGGAGTTGACGGCTTCGTGGCCGGCCGCGGCGAGCGCCGCCCGGCCCCCGGCGTCGTACCCGGCCAGGCACACCGGCACGTCCCCGTACCTCCGCACCACCTCGTCCGCCGCCCACGCGGCGTCCTCCTCCCGGGCGCCGCCGCCGTGGACGACCTGGTGGGTGACCAGCCCGTCCGCCGCGCCCGCGCGGGCCAGGGCCCGCGCCAGCGGGCGTACTGGACCGGGGGACAATCTGGACGCTCCGGGAAGCAGGAGCACCACACCATTGACCGTAGAGACCGATCCGGTCGCGCCGGCCGCCCGCCCCAGGCGGGCCCCGCGCGCCGGCGGCGCATGCTGTGCCATGGCGAAACAGTCTCAGACGCCGACGTGTACGTCACCCGTTCGCGCGGTCGCGGTCAAGGGGATTGGGGGTCGGCGGCACCTTTCTGCGGCTCTGCGTCGCTGTGACGACAGGGGGAGGAGG carries:
- a CDS encoding helix-turn-helix transcriptional regulator; its protein translation is MPLDETGQLSPVARRLYGYAAERHAFSEAEAAAFVGEPVAAAIAELAAAHLLQPRPHSSAGDCPDGPARECWSAVSPRAAAARTLAPLALRVRETHDEMDRLRAQLEELLPEYEAGADRRDRDGANSLELITDPGALQNLIRELVASAESEVLTCHPGGGRRQATLEEAVGRDEAMLTRGVRMRTLYQHTARYSRPTAAYVERVAALGSQVRTVGDGLMRMILVDRHTGLMEVHGDLSAALVVREPNVVHFMVQTFERTWSEAEPFSTTIGPDQARSISDELRQTIVRLLAEGLEDKVIARRLGMSERTCQRHIAEIMRAVGAKSRFQAGYLLSAAASAAPALTNPAGAPGSDAPDGTAGTA
- a CDS encoding alpha/beta hydrolase yields the protein MAQHAPPARGARLGRAAGATGSVSTVNGVVLLLPGASRLSPGPVRPLARALARAGAADGLVTHQVVHGGGAREEDAAWAADEVVRRYGDVPVCLAGYDAGGRAALAAAGHEAVNSVLALAPSFPLQSARDSPEPVKQLSGRRVLIVHGTNDARSDPELSFRLATRAKKANRTTCRFEVHSDGHGLREHQAEVVALSVDFVLGSVFSGRYSRPVTDALAAPPPLGLRMPLASGYGRSLRG